In Leucobacter denitrificans, the genomic window TGCTCGTTTCTCACGACGCCGGCGCCGTTGAGGCACTCAACCCAGAGCGAGTGCTGATTATGCCCGAGGCAACTGAAGACCACTGGTCAAAGGAATACCTCGAGTTAATCGAGCTCGCATAGACGGGCGTCGCTACGGAACGAGCTCATCGACCTCGTCTGGTTTCTCCCCAAAAGCTCCGTCGATTGGTGGAAGCAGTGAGATGACAAACGAAGCCCCATCTTGCTGCATACCGTTCTCGTAGTACGCAACGTGCCCTTCGTCTTCGAGCTCGAGCGAGCGTTGGCACACAAAATCGTTAATTACGCAGTAGTCCCGTATTCGATCGGCGTAAGTATTGAGGCTACCCTCGGGTCTCGGGAGCAGTCCGTTTACCCACTCTGTATACGAACCCGAGTCATATTCTTCGGTTCCCATGAACCTGGGGTTTCCATAAAACACAATTGCGCGGATCCTTGACTCTGCCTCGTGGCCGACCTCACCTACACGGGTGCCGACCAGGCGAAACTCTGGGGCGGAGAGCGCGTCACCAATGACCAGCGCACCCTGTGAGTAGCCAAGCAGCACAAATTCCTGCTCGGGGCAGGCCTCGGCCTGAACGTTGAGCGTGTCGATCAACAGTCGGGCTCCGTATGTGCCGCCCTCTTTGACGTCGGTATCCGCTGGGTAGTCGAGGTCTAGTTGTTGGGTCTGGTCGGGGCGGGCCTCTGCGATGGCTCGCACAACCGGGCCGAGGAGCTGTCGCTTTCCAGGCTCACCCGTGCCACGCGCGGTAATGATCAGAATCCGGGTGCACTCCAGTGAGTCAACAATTGGTTCTGGATGGAGGTCTGCGTCGTAAGTTGAGTCGGCCTCTGGGGGAGTGGCGTCTTCAGTCACCTCGGCGAGAGAATCACGTGTCGTTTGTGGATCGGGTGTAGACGCACAAGAAGTTAACAGCAGCGCAGCAATGAGTGAGGCGCCGACAGCTGTGAGTGTAAGTCTCACCCTATGCATCGAGCAGTGCGTCCTCTTCGTCAGCATCACTCAAGCCCCGACGCCGACGCCGCTCGGCTTGCTTCGCACTCATCTCACGCACCTGCTCGCTGCCCGCATTCAGGTTCTTGTATTCCTGACGTGCCGCGTAAGCAACTCCAATGCCAGCAATGATAATGAACACGTACCACTGCAGAGCATAGGAGAGATGCGGGCCCTCGTCTCTCTCGGGCCTCGGGGGAAGCACCCCGTGCTCTCCGCTAGGGGTCTCTGAGATGAGCATTCCGTAGGCGCCGGTCATAACCTCACCATCAAGGTCTAATACTTCCGCGATCTCAGAAAGATTAATGCTTGCGACAGAAAGACCGGTAGCGCTACGCCCGGCAATCTCAGGTTCACTCGCGCGAAGGCGCGCGACAACGGTGACCTCGCCTTGAGGTCGAGCAGGCAACGCAGTGAGAGCCTCATCGATTTCCGTACCGTTCGCGAGGATCCAGCCGCGATCCACAAAAAAGATACGACCATCGTGAGTGAGAAATGCGTCAATAATATTGGCGCCGACACCACTTGGCCCAGGCCGATTTCGGGCAAGAACCGCCTCACCTAAATAGCTTCCGGTCATCGTCACGGAGAGCCACTTCTGTTCATCTTCATCAAACTTGTCAAGCTCTGGCAGTGCGGTACGAAGGTCCACTGCGGGCGCGTCGTAGTTGCGGTCAATTCGATCGATCTCCGCGCGGGCTTCAGCACGTCGATCGAACTGCCAGTTGCCGAGATAAACACAAGCGATGGAGAACACGACGAACAACGCAAAATAGCCGATCCACCTGCGTGAACGTAGAAAGGTCCACCCGACCTGAACGTCACTCATCTAGTGCACCTACCGCTACTACCTCGAGCGGGAAGTCTCGATCACTGAGAAATTCGCGCAACACCTTGAGGTGTACTTCACAAGCGAGCCACGTTTTTTTGCGATCTTCAGAATGAATCTTTGGATTTCTCCATAGGAGCGCCCAATCTGCGGCGTCGCGGCATCCCGCCCGCGAGCATGTGTAACGATGCTCGAGCGGAGCGCCGAGACTGACTCCCGGTAAGACCTCATTCACGCAGATCATCCTCTGTGGTTACTGAAGTTTCGTCAGAATTCGTGCCATTCGCCGTGCTTCTACGAACTGGATCTACATCGACGATAAGTATTTGATCTGCTTCGCCCTCATTCGGCGTCTGCGCAGCTGCGTTACCCATGAGTTGGTACGGCTCGGGGAGATCGTGCTTCACCTCACCACCGTGCTGTACGGCATTACCGATCATGACCGCAAACCAGGGGAGCACTATCGAACCGATCACCGGAACCACGATCCACCAACCGCGCACCCAAAAGAGTGACCCAACGCACACAACTCGCAGGGACATCGCGATGAAATACATGCGCATGCGGTACGCACGATCTTCAACGGGGTTCACCCCTGCTGAGGTCACGCTGTAGCTCGGTACTGCGCCGTGATGAAACTTTGCCATTAGCTCCTTCTTTGCACCTATCAGTTTATGCGCTGAGCAAGAGGGGCACCTGAGCGTACGGTGCATTCGCTAGGCTGATGGACATGAACGCAAGCATCACTCCGCGCACAGTGCTCATCACTGGTGGCAACCGAGGCATCGGCTTCGCAATTGCAGAACGCATGATCTCTGACGGCCACCGAGTCGCGGTAACTTCACGCTCGGGTGAGGGGCCAGAGGGCGCACTCACTGTACGCGCAGAAATGACTGACTACGCTTCCATTGACGCCGCGTTTACCGAGGTTGAAGCCAAGCTAGGTCCAGTAGAGGTCTTGGTGGCGAATGCCGGCATCACTCGCGACACACTTCTGCTCCGCATGTCAGAAGAAGAATTTACCGAGGTGATCGACACAAACCTCACCGGCACGTTCCGGGTAGTGAAGCGAGCCGCGAAGGGCCTGCTCAAGCAGCGCTTCGGTCGAGTTATTCTCATCTCCTCGGTCGTCGGTCTCTATGGATCGCCGGGACAGATCAATTATTCGTCGTCAAAGGCAGCACTTGTTGGCTTCGCACGCTCGCTTACCCGAGAGCTCGGGGCACGCGGCATCACTGCCAATGTGATCGCTCCCGGCTTCATCGATACTGACATGACATCAGTGCTTCCCGAGGAACAGCAGGCAAAGTACCTGTCCTCGATACCGGCAGCGAGATTTGGTGATGTCGCAGAGATTGCAGGAGCAGCCTCGTTCCTTGCTGGAGACGATGCAGCATATATCAGTGGAGCAGTAATTCCGGTAGATGGTGGCCTTGGGATGGGGCACTGACGTAGCCTGATGGTATGACCTCCAATATTGCTCCAAGAAGTCGTACCCGAGTCGCCGTAGAGGCGCATTCACTCCGTGATCTTTACGAGAGTTCTGAGATTCTTCGCGTGGTGAACGTGTGGGATGCGGTCAGCACCAAGGTGGTCTCGGAACTCGCAAAGACGCGTGCGATCGCAACAGCAGGGCACGGTATTGCCGCCGCGCACGGGTACCCAGACGGCGAACACATTCCGTTCGAGTTGATGCTTGCGGCGCTCGAGCGGATCGTGTCTGCTACTGAACTTCCGGTAAGTGCCGACCTAGATGGCGGATTTGGAGACGCCGGTGAAGCTGTGCGCAGAGCCATCGGAGTAGGGATCTCGGGCGCAAACATCGAGGACCAACTTCGTCCCCTCAATGAATCTGTCGAAGTCATGCGTGCTGCAGTTCAGGCGGGGGAGAAGGAGGATGTGCCGTTTGTGCTCAATGCCCGAACTGACGCGCTCGTTAAGGGTGGGGATCGCCCGCGCGAGGACAGCATCGCTGACGCGATTGAGCGGGGTCGCGCATATCTTGATGTTGGTGCTCAGTGCATTTTTGTGCCGGGAGTTCTAACTGCTGACGAGACCCGCACGCTTGTCGAAGGGATCGGCGTGCGACGAGTGAGCGTCATCGGGTTGCCGGGAGCTTTGACAGCTGCCGAATACGAAGCACTCGGTGTCGCACGTATTTCATACGGTCCTATGCCTCAGAATGTCGCCCTCACATCGCTCAAGCGTCTCGGTGCCTCGCTCCTCGCAGACGGCGTCATTCCGGAGGACACTGAGAAACTCAACAACTTCTAGTGCTTCACTGCAGTCGGTCGAGGAGGGGGATCGCAAGTGAGAGATCTCCCTTGATCGACTCATCTGCCTGCTCAATAACGATCGGTTTCGCGTTGTAGCCGATTCCCAGTTGAGCGACCTTCATCATGAGCAGGTCGTTGGCGCCATCGCCTATCGCAACAGTCGCACTCATTGGAGTTCCGCTCGTCGCTGCCCATTCCCTTAGTGTGTTTGCTTTGGCCTCGGCGTCGATAACTGGGCCTATAGTGCGCCCCGTTAGCTTCCCGTCCTCGATCTCAAGTCGGTTTGCACTCCAGTAATCAATTCCAAGATCGTCGGCAATAAGGTCGAGCACCTCGTGAAATCCACCCGATACCACGCCGACTTTGCCACCGCGGGAGTGAACGTCTGAAATGAGTTCACGGATCCCGGGCGAGAGCCTCACTTTTGCGTAGACCTCATCAAATACAGACTGCGGAACACCTTCAAGTGTCGCCACCCGTTCCCTGAGGCTCTCCGCAAAATCGAGTTCGCCACGCATCGCCCGCTCAGTGACGGCAGCTACCTCCTTGCGAGTTCCTGCGGCCTCCGCAATGAGCTCAATAACTTCGTCTTGGATTGTGGTGGAATCGCAGTCAAGAACCACGAGTGGTGAAACCGTCATGGCACCAGTCTAGAGATAGGCTTGTTGCCATGACGACCGTGCTGAGCCTCACCGACGCAAGCTATGTCCGTAACCAGCGCCCGATCCTCGACAGCGTAAGTTGGCAAGTCGATGACAGTGAGCGCTGGGTGGTCTTGGGCCCGAACGGTGCGGGCAAATCAACGATCCTCAAGCTTGCGACTGCTACAGACTTTCCAACTTCGGGCAGCGTTGATGTTTTGGAGGAGCGTCTCGGCAAAGTCGATGTATTTGAGCTCCGCACCCGCATTGGATTCGTGTCGAGCGCCACCGCTCGTCGAATCCCACCTCATGAAAAGGTGCGTGATGTAGTACTCACCGCGGCCTATGCAGTTGAGGGTCGCTGGAATGAGCAGTACGACGCAATTGATGTGAGGCAGGCCGACCGTGTGCTTGCGGAGTGGGATCTCCTGGAGCTGGCCGAACAGAATTTTGGCACGCTGAGTGATGGCGAGCAGAAACGTGTCATGATTGCGCGTTCTGTCATGACGGACCCTGAAGTTTTACTCCTTGATGAACCGAGTGCAAACCTCGATCTGGGCGCACGAGAGCGACTACTCCAAATGCTTTCGGGCTTTGCATCTTCACCGTTCTCACCCGCAATGGTTATGGTGACGCATCACGTTGAAGAGATTCCTCCGGGGTTCACACATGTTTTGCTGGTGCGCGATGGCAAATTGTTGGCAGCTGGCCCAATTGAACAAACGCTTACGTCGGCAAACCTTGAGGCAACTTTTGGGCTGCCGTTTGACCTCACACACGCGAACGGTAGATACGCTGCCGTGGCAAAACCGTCAGACACGTAATAGTAAATTAGGCACTGCGGGCAGTGGGAGAGTGCACGATATTGCTGTCTCATCTGCTAAGCTAGATCTTTGTGCGGTATTGCCGCGAGACTTCTGTGCTCGGCATCTGCCGACAGCGCAGCGAGAAGTAATAGATTCGAAGGATAGTCATGAAGACCGAGATTCACCCCGAGTACAACGCCATCGTGTTCCGCGACCTTGCGTCGGGGGAGAGCTTCCTAACGCGTTCAACGCTCACCAGCGACAAGACGATCGAACTTGACGGCGTCACCTACCCTGTTATCGACGTGGAGATCTCGAGTGCCTCGCACCCGTTCTACACCGGTAAGCAGCGCATCATGGACTCGGCTGGTCGCGTTGAGAAGTTCAACCAGCGCTTCAAGGGCTTCGGCGCGTAACGTTTTTCACTGGCGCTGCCAGTAGTTGCTTGCTCAGATGGGCGAGAGATCGATCAAGATCTCTCGCCCATCTGCGTTGTGTAGCGACTATATGTGAACTGGCCAGGAACCCCTGGCCACGAAGTTTGGATCACGCACCTTGCGCATATAGGCCTGAAAACTCTCCGCTTGCGCTAGTGCCCACCCCACCTGCAAATTGTGAAGTAGTTCGAGATCCCCAGGGAGCGAAGCTCCATACTTGGTAGCGATCCGTTGCAAGACACGCCCCGATGCGATTGCATCTTCTCCGGCGTCGTGAGCATTCCCAAGCTTCACACCGTAGTGCTCCGCAGCAGCTATAAGTGTGCGCTTACCCTTTCGAAATCGATCCACCTGCTTGTCGATGATGAGCGGATCGAGCACCGGCACCGGATCTAAAGCAACTATGTTGTGCCGACGTTGTTCGTGACGGAGCAGCGTCAGGTCATACGGTGCGTTGTAGACGACGAGCGGGAGACCCCTCTCAATCATCTCAGCAATTCGTTCAGTGATCTGCTTCACACCGACCGTCGCATCGATGCCGCTCGAGCGTGCGATATCAGTCGAGATACCGTGTACTCGCACCGCTGCATCGGGTATCTCAACGCCTGGATTAATCAACCAGTCGTATCGTTCGAGCACTTCACCCGCTTCGCCGATGACTGCGAGTGTTGCGCTCACTACGCGAGAAGAACTCGTGTCGATACCCGTCGTCTCGGTGTCGAATACTGCAAGCCGTGAGGCCCAAAGGGGAGTACTTCGTTCACGTCGATCCTTTCACTCATACTGATGCTATCGAGCACGGACGACATTCAGCAGACGCACGTTCTTCGGGCGTTTTTGTGCAGGGGAGTACCAGCGGTGACCGGTAACATTTTCTTGTGCCAGTGAACGAACCCCAGCTGATCCGCGTGCTCGGCGCCGACACTCGAAGCTGGACATACGGAGATCCAGACGGTGGACCGATTGTGTTCGTCCATGGGTTCCGCGGCGACCATCACGGCTTAGACGGCATCGCCCGCGCCCTATCGGAATCAATGCCGGAGCTTCGGATTCACGTTCCCGATCTTCCAGGTTTCGGGGATTCGCCAGCGATACCGTCTCGAAC contains:
- a CDS encoding cutinase family protein, with the translated sequence MTEDATPPEADSTYDADLHPEPIVDSLECTRILIITARGTGEPGKRQLLGPVVRAIAEARPDQTQQLDLDYPADTDVKEGGTYGARLLIDTLNVQAEACPEQEFVLLGYSQGALVIGDALSAPEFRLVGTRVGEVGHEAESRIRAIVFYGNPRFMGTEEYDSGSYTEWVNGLLPRPEGSLNTYADRIRDYCVINDFVCQRSLELEDEGHVAYYENGMQQDGASFVISLLPPIDGAFGEKPDEVDELVP
- a CDS encoding SURF1 family protein; this translates as MSDVQVGWTFLRSRRWIGYFALFVVFSIACVYLGNWQFDRRAEARAEIDRIDRNYDAPAVDLRTALPELDKFDEDEQKWLSVTMTGSYLGEAVLARNRPGPSGVGANIIDAFLTHDGRIFFVDRGWILANGTEIDEALTALPARPQGEVTVVARLRASEPEIAGRSATGLSVASINLSEIAEVLDLDGEVMTGAYGMLISETPSGEHGVLPPRPERDEGPHLSYALQWYVFIIIAGIGVAYAARQEYKNLNAGSEQVREMSAKQAERRRRRGLSDADEEDALLDA
- a CDS encoding DUF3099 domain-containing protein: MAKFHHGAVPSYSVTSAGVNPVEDRAYRMRMYFIAMSLRVVCVGSLFWVRGWWIVVPVIGSIVLPWFAVMIGNAVQHGGEVKHDLPEPYQLMGNAAAQTPNEGEADQILIVDVDPVRRSTANGTNSDETSVTTEDDLRE
- the fabG gene encoding 3-oxoacyl-ACP reductase FabG, encoding MNASITPRTVLITGGNRGIGFAIAERMISDGHRVAVTSRSGEGPEGALTVRAEMTDYASIDAAFTEVEAKLGPVEVLVANAGITRDTLLLRMSEEEFTEVIDTNLTGTFRVVKRAAKGLLKQRFGRVILISSVVGLYGSPGQINYSSSKAALVGFARSLTRELGARGITANVIAPGFIDTDMTSVLPEEQQAKYLSSIPAARFGDVAEIAGAASFLAGDDAAYISGAVIPVDGGLGMGH
- a CDS encoding isocitrate lyase/PEP mutase family protein, with the translated sequence MTSNIAPRSRTRVAVEAHSLRDLYESSEILRVVNVWDAVSTKVVSELAKTRAIATAGHGIAAAHGYPDGEHIPFELMLAALERIVSATELPVSADLDGGFGDAGEAVRRAIGVGISGANIEDQLRPLNESVEVMRAAVQAGEKEDVPFVLNARTDALVKGGDRPREDSIADAIERGRAYLDVGAQCIFVPGVLTADETRTLVEGIGVRRVSVIGLPGALTAAEYEALGVARISYGPMPQNVALTSLKRLGASLLADGVIPEDTEKLNNF
- the serB gene encoding phosphoserine phosphatase SerB, which gives rise to MTVSPLVVLDCDSTTIQDEVIELIAEAAGTRKEVAAVTERAMRGELDFAESLRERVATLEGVPQSVFDEVYAKVRLSPGIRELISDVHSRGGKVGVVSGGFHEVLDLIADDLGIDYWSANRLEIEDGKLTGRTIGPVIDAEAKANTLREWAATSGTPMSATVAIGDGANDLLMMKVAQLGIGYNAKPIVIEQADESIKGDLSLAIPLLDRLQ
- a CDS encoding ABC transporter ATP-binding protein, giving the protein MTTVLSLTDASYVRNQRPILDSVSWQVDDSERWVVLGPNGAGKSTILKLATATDFPTSGSVDVLEERLGKVDVFELRTRIGFVSSATARRIPPHEKVRDVVLTAAYAVEGRWNEQYDAIDVRQADRVLAEWDLLELAEQNFGTLSDGEQKRVMIARSVMTDPEVLLLDEPSANLDLGARERLLQMLSGFASSPFSPAMVMVTHHVEEIPPGFTHVLLVRDGKLLAAGPIEQTLTSANLEATFGLPFDLTHANGRYAAVAKPSDT
- a CDS encoding type B 50S ribosomal protein L31, producing the protein MKTEIHPEYNAIVFRDLASGESFLTRSTLTSDKTIELDGVTYPVIDVEISSASHPFYTGKQRIMDSAGRVEKFNQRFKGFGA
- a CDS encoding exonuclease domain-containing protein; this translates as MDTSSSRVVSATLAVIGEAGEVLERYDWLINPGVEIPDAAVRVHGISTDIARSSGIDATVGVKQITERIAEMIERGLPLVVYNAPYDLTLLRHEQRRHNIVALDPVPVLDPLIIDKQVDRFRKGKRTLIAAAEHYGVKLGNAHDAGEDAIASGRVLQRIATKYGASLPGDLELLHNLQVGWALAQAESFQAYMRKVRDPNFVARGSWPVHI